A portion of the Juglans microcarpa x Juglans regia isolate MS1-56 chromosome 1D, Jm3101_v1.0, whole genome shotgun sequence genome contains these proteins:
- the LOC121238808 gene encoding protein FAR1-RELATED SEQUENCE 5-like isoform X3 translates to MIQPSLQTFPSTLVGLEPFVGMQFESAEDAREFYEMYGRHLGFTIRNNRTRRSLKDNSIIGREFVCSKEGFRIGKHANRKNGVLSSRQATREGCNAMMRIAAKDGGKWVIYGFEKKHNHELNPSKVPPRRSHRLAFCEDEKDLKIRELTTELHRERKKSAAYQQQLQLVLKYIEDHTQRLSLKVEVAANNMRELESEEQDSARSEQCVE, encoded by the exons ATGATTCAACCATCCCTGCAAACTTTTCCTTCAACTTTGGTAGGTCTGGAACCATTTGTTGGCATGCAGTTTGAATCAGCAGAGGATGCTAGAGAATTTTACGAGATGTATGGCAGGCATCTAGGATTTACCATACGGAATAACCGCACGCGTCGTTCACTTAAAGATAACTCAATAATTGGTCGGGAATTTGTTTGCTCGAAAGAAGGCTTCCGTATAGGAAAGCATGcaaatagaaaaaatggagtTCTTTCATCACGACAAGCCACTAGAGAGGGATGCAATGCAATGATGAGGATAGCTGCCAAGGATGGGGGAAAGTGGGTAATAtatggttttgaaaaaaagcaTAACCATGAGCTGAATCCTAGCAAAGTTCCACCTCGACGATCTCATAGGCTAGCGTTCTGTGAG GATGAGAAAGATTTGAAAATCCGGGAACTAACCACGGAGCTGCATCGTGAGAGAAAGAAATCTGCAGCTTACCAGCAGCAACTACAGttggttttaaaatatattgaggACCATACTCAGAGGCTGTCATTAAAAGTTGAAGTGGCAGCTAACAACATGAGAGAATTAGAGTCTGAGGAGCAAGACAGTGCACGATCTGAGCAGTGTGTCGAGTGA
- the LOC121238808 gene encoding protein FAR1-RELATED SEQUENCE 5-like isoform X1, giving the protein MTRLIMASTSGQGYKLNRNYRCWLTETFDGHDTADDDLSDNLDGNDDMIQPSLQTFPSTLVGLEPFVGMQFESAEDAREFYEMYGRHLGFTIRNNRTRRSLKDNSIIGREFVCSKEGFRIGKHANRKNGVLSSRQATREGCNAMMRIAAKDGGKWVIYGFEKKHNHELNPSKVPPRRSHRLAFCEDEKDLKIRELTTELHRERKKSAAYQQQLQLVLKYIEDHTQRLSLKVEVAANNMRELESEEQDSARSEQCVE; this is encoded by the exons ATGACCAG GTTGATAATGGCAAGCACCTCTGGTCAAGGATATAAATTAAACAGAAATTATAGGTGTTGGCTAACTGAAACTTTTGATGGCCATGATACAGCTGATGATGATCTGTCAGATAATCTGGATGGAAATGATGACATGATTCAACCATCCCTGCAAACTTTTCCTTCAACTTTGGTAGGTCTGGAACCATTTGTTGGCATGCAGTTTGAATCAGCAGAGGATGCTAGAGAATTTTACGAGATGTATGGCAGGCATCTAGGATTTACCATACGGAATAACCGCACGCGTCGTTCACTTAAAGATAACTCAATAATTGGTCGGGAATTTGTTTGCTCGAAAGAAGGCTTCCGTATAGGAAAGCATGcaaatagaaaaaatggagtTCTTTCATCACGACAAGCCACTAGAGAGGGATGCAATGCAATGATGAGGATAGCTGCCAAGGATGGGGGAAAGTGGGTAATAtatggttttgaaaaaaagcaTAACCATGAGCTGAATCCTAGCAAAGTTCCACCTCGACGATCTCATAGGCTAGCGTTCTGTGAG GATGAGAAAGATTTGAAAATCCGGGAACTAACCACGGAGCTGCATCGTGAGAGAAAGAAATCTGCAGCTTACCAGCAGCAACTACAGttggttttaaaatatattgaggACCATACTCAGAGGCTGTCATTAAAAGTTGAAGTGGCAGCTAACAACATGAGAGAATTAGAGTCTGAGGAGCAAGACAGTGCACGATCTGAGCAGTGTGTCGAGTGA
- the LOC121238808 gene encoding protein FAR1-RELATED SEQUENCE 5-like isoform X2: protein MASTSGQGYKLNRNYRCWLTETFDGHDTADDDLSDNLDGNDDMIQPSLQTFPSTLVGLEPFVGMQFESAEDAREFYEMYGRHLGFTIRNNRTRRSLKDNSIIGREFVCSKEGFRIGKHANRKNGVLSSRQATREGCNAMMRIAAKDGGKWVIYGFEKKHNHELNPSKVPPRRSHRLAFCEDEKDLKIRELTTELHRERKKSAAYQQQLQLVLKYIEDHTQRLSLKVEVAANNMRELESEEQDSARSEQCVE from the exons ATGGCAAGCACCTCTGGTCAAGGATATAAATTAAACAGAAATTATAGGTGTTGGCTAACTGAAACTTTTGATGGCCATGATACAGCTGATGATGATCTGTCAGATAATCTGGATGGAAATGATGACATGATTCAACCATCCCTGCAAACTTTTCCTTCAACTTTGGTAGGTCTGGAACCATTTGTTGGCATGCAGTTTGAATCAGCAGAGGATGCTAGAGAATTTTACGAGATGTATGGCAGGCATCTAGGATTTACCATACGGAATAACCGCACGCGTCGTTCACTTAAAGATAACTCAATAATTGGTCGGGAATTTGTTTGCTCGAAAGAAGGCTTCCGTATAGGAAAGCATGcaaatagaaaaaatggagtTCTTTCATCACGACAAGCCACTAGAGAGGGATGCAATGCAATGATGAGGATAGCTGCCAAGGATGGGGGAAAGTGGGTAATAtatggttttgaaaaaaagcaTAACCATGAGCTGAATCCTAGCAAAGTTCCACCTCGACGATCTCATAGGCTAGCGTTCTGTGAG GATGAGAAAGATTTGAAAATCCGGGAACTAACCACGGAGCTGCATCGTGAGAGAAAGAAATCTGCAGCTTACCAGCAGCAACTACAGttggttttaaaatatattgaggACCATACTCAGAGGCTGTCATTAAAAGTTGAAGTGGCAGCTAACAACATGAGAGAATTAGAGTCTGAGGAGCAAGACAGTGCACGATCTGAGCAGTGTGTCGAGTGA